Within Cucumis melo cultivar AY chromosome 4, USDA_Cmelo_AY_1.0, whole genome shotgun sequence, the genomic segment CAAGAACAGTCAATATTTTCGATGAAGTACTTTTTCATATAATGGTGGCAAGGCTTTCGAGTCATCTTTGGAAGGACATCTTAAACTTATACATTCCCTTTGATCGATCACTACTATAAACTTATACTTTTCTTCCACTCAAATTTGTGTCTCTTTCGTACAATTATGATATGAAAAAGTTATTTGAATAAAATCTTTGAATTAAAAGTTCATCTTTCGCACACAAGTAATTATATATGaacttttaattataattaataattaatttgatgagcttcaaaattgtaataataaaataacttttacacacatacacatatatattaaataaagtaagtaattaattaataaaaataaaatattataattaagttGGAGAAATGACAGCCAGAAAATGGTTGGAAATGATAGAAATTATTCACATCACAATTACGAGAAAAATAGCATAAAAAATTGTGTTTAGAATCATTATTGGCCTCCAAAGTaatacaatatttttttattatttgaaagtTAAATGGTCTCTCAAAACAAAACCAACATTTGCTCCCATCCATCTAAACTTTATCTAAATTAAACAAAGTTtggaaaaatactaaaactcaTAACTCATATTATTTCCTCCTTCCACAGATACCAAACTTTTAACGAACAAATTAGTACCTGCAAACCGGCTTAAATTATCGCGTACAGACATTCGTTCACTTCTGACTTGCAGCTCTTTGATTTGTTGAGTTTTACAATCATACAAAATCATTTGTCTTTCTTCTGAATCCATTAAAAGTTCATTGGAGCTTAAAAAGAACAATGGACGTTTAATTTCAAAAAGAGGGCCAATCGTCAATAGTTTTGACCACGAAACTCCATCAATCTCCATCTCCCAAATATCAAAAACTTTATCATTGCTTTCATATCCTAGATAAGAAATTATACGTAAACATCCATCAAAAACCATTAAAGTTGTAAAATGATCCACGAGAGAGTGAAAACACTCTGGGATTGAAATTTTTCCAAAAGTCTCTTTGCTCATGTCAAATGTTAGTATAGCTTCTTTTTCACTTGGTAAATGTATCCCCAACCAGTAAAATGTTCCTTCGTGATACATGTCAAATGAAGGGTGGCATAAAAAGTTGACATCAACAAGGGTTTTAATTTCTCTCCATCTATCTTTTCTCAAATCATAAATTTCCACTCTTGAAGGATATCGTACAAATCCTCTCCGAAGACTCACAACTTTAACCACTTTGAAATCCCTACACTTCACATCGTACCCAAATCCGACAACTCCCAGCCTTAAACTAATAGGGCCTTCAGGTTCAGGGATCACAAGAATTGTTGGAGGAAGTTTACGACACTGCCTCGTCATGGGATTACAAAGAAAAATATCACGATTATGATCGCTTAGACAAATTAAGTCGTGAGAATGACCTCTAACGTCTAAATTTGGAAGAATCAGATATGATAAACATGGTCGAGGACCCTCATGAAATGGTAAAGGGACGTCGTAAACAGACGACACAGATCGATCAAGAGAAAATTCAAGGACTGAGAACACGTGTTCTTTTTTGCCAGAGTTGTTGGTGATGATACGTTGAAGGAGAACATGCTTGTGGGAAAAAGAATCTAAGAGATGTTTAGTTACAAATTTAGGGTCGTTGATAAGAGCATACCAGGATTTACAAACTGAGTTGAATCGGAGAAGAGATTCTGGTGAAAGCTTGGATAGAATGTGAATCAAGACATCAGAAACAACAACCATTATTGTTGTATATTATATGTTTAATAGAGAAAAGGttaaaatgtaatttaaaaatgtaattAGAATGATGTTGTGTTggtaattatatatttttaaacaaagccaagggaaatattgaaaataaaaggaattggttatgaataaaaaaagaaaagaaaagaaaagaatatatatagtGTAAATTAGTTTTAGGGGTAGCGTGAAGAATGGTGAGCCAACCAAAATAATGGTTATGGTCTCTCTTCGATATGCAGTGGAGATAGAGAGATCAATCTTCCGTCGTCCTTTCAAACAAAACACAACAAGATGGAGAAGATCGATCTTGCAATAATAATGTCTTTAATTAGGGTTTTTGTTTACTTTTTCCATATTTGGTTTTGTTTCTCGGTTGCCATATTTGGGCTGAATTATTAAAACTTCAAAAGTGGGATAGTAGTGGTTGGGCACAaaaaattttgtaaattaaatctgtcttcttcttcctctttttctctCCACTCATCCCTTTCTCGCATCATATTGAACTTAAAAATGGCTTTTATCTTTGGGAAAGTACTAATTAGTGTGCTTAATTTTGATGTTAATGGCAtactaaaatttaatattattacaAACAATACTATCTTGTAGTCTTTAATTGACCTCACCCTCATTCCAAAatttccaaattttaaaataaataaataaatcaaagttttaaatatttttttcttttggtatgGATTGAGGAGCCAATATCTTTGATTACGTTTGACATTGGGTTTGGGATGTCGTCAAAAAGTTATTTGAAAAGAGATATTTAACTGATTTTTTGGGTTTGTAAAAcagatttaaattgataaaaattatagCAAGCACGTCTTAcaacaaacaatttttttaaaattaattttgcaATACCTCACAACAAGACCGACATAGAAGATGGTGAACAATGTGAGTTGAAAACAAGAGGGTGTTCGATGAACGGACATTCAAGATAATTGGAATCGAAATTTTGATAATCGATAACGTTgattttaaaccaacattaaagaaaACCGACACCAAGAACCTTTTATGTATATAAAAATCATAAAGTTGCAAGAAAGGTGGTTGAGGCCTTGGATCTATACTAAATCCACCAAtaactaaaattttatttataagaCACAAACTCGTGATGTGTTTGGATTAACTTTTTAAAGtgtttataaacattttttttacacTTATAAATACTCAAGAAGTCAATCCAAATATGCACTTACATGAACTAGTTACATTtcctatttataatatattggATAGGAAAATCGAGCTATAACTtcgaaattaataataaaaacatcATGATATAATTGAGTTGGGTTCGTTTTAACTACTCACATTTAGATTTCCAAAATATAGAGAAAGGAGATAAGAAGTACAAACACCGGAAGTTCTCATCAGTATCTTGCACTACTTATTCTTCACAAGGCAATACACGACTTCTCCGTTATTCCTTCTTTTTGCTAGCTCTGATTAGaaaattcatataaaaaaatttcaaaaagacaTATACAACGGGGGCAAAATTGCACAAAAAACTCGTGGTAATTGCAATTTCAGTTGTAAAAATTGGGTTcagtttttaaaattagatcCTCAAACTCATTATAATTGTAAAATTTAGCATAGAAAATTAAACCTAGAAATGGATCTAGTTGCTATATTTTGAGGGACCTATTTAAATACTTTCAACTACCAACTTACTTAAAGGATGGTTTTTGCAATTTATCTTGccataaattatttattttaaaagaaatttaatttataaagcAAAATAGATGCAGAGCAAATCTTACCAAGAATACCATTTTATAAATTTCAACTACCAGCTCGGGATCGACTTTTGTTTGCTTGTACGCGTCAATCTTATTGAACTCCTACAACACAAAGTATTTTTACAACCATGAAACGTTTAGAATGTAGAAAGAAAAACAACTAATTAATTATAAGTAGAAGCAATGTTGTTTATTATGTGACCAACATAAACAAAACTAGATATGGTTTCTTTGAAAGAGTTGGAAAGGATCTCATtcaactgtttttttttttttttatcactgTTGACACTATGAAAGAGCGTAAAATGTGAGAGAATAAAGAACTAAGAAGGCCATTAAAGTTCAGTATAATATTATAAAAGATCCGTTAAAGTAGAAGGTAACAATAACTACCTATAAGCTTCTTGAATCATCCATAACAAACGGGCTTGTTTCTAGAATTAGGTTGAAgataaacaaaaatatcaagGAAGAAAGACttagaaatatttaaaatagtTCTAATCCAAGAAAAGAGCCTAGAAATATCCTCTTGCTCGAGCTAGAATGCAAAATGCACATACAACGCACCTCCATCCATGCAACTAATTTGGGCCTTCCTTCCGTGACGTCAATCTTGAGAGCCTCTGATAAGAAAATGTGGAACCTTTCAACAAATGGAATGTATGCTATATCCACCTAAAGAACAGAAAATCTTGTCATAAACTTATACACAACTTACTTAAAATACATCAAACAggctaattttcataaattcatAAGGCATGATCACTTTTTTTTAATGGAAATACAAAAGAAACAATACCAAGAAATGGCTTATGAAAAGGTCGAGTTACCTGACTGATTTCTCCGAGGAGAAACGGGCCATCAAATTTTCCCAAAGCATTTTCCAAGTAATCAAATTGAGCACCTAGCAGAATTTCTACACATATCAGCCAATATTCAAAACCAAACATCTGTTCGAAGAGAGCGATCAAGTTGAAAAGTTTTACATGCTTCCTTTGCGGTGTCGCCTTTAAATGAATTGATTATAGCGCCGTTAAATGTTTCGCTGTAGGAAAGCAACTCTTCAGCAAATTCTCTTTTAGCAGGATCCTACATTTTGATTCGGATAACTCAAAATGAGAAATAGAGTAATTCCACCAACAAGCAGGGATGCTCGACGACAAAATGAGCCAACAATTTGTTTCCTTACATCTGGGAGAAGAGAAGGTCCTTCAAAGTTGCTATCGATATATTTGAGCAGATCAAGACTTTCTCCAATAACCTTTCCATTATGTTCCAGAGATGGAACCTACAGATTAGAACAAATCTAACTGTGATGAGTGATTTTTAACTAACAAAGAATGGGCAAATGAAGCAAGGAACAAGAATATTATTTTCTTCAACATGAATCACCTTGTTCGTTGGGTATACTTTTTCCTTATACCAGTCAGGCCTATTACGAAGATCAAGAGGAACTAACTTAATTTTATGTTGTAGTCCCTGCGCCCCATAAAGAAGCAGAGAATTACATAAAATACATAAATGAATGCTTGTGAATACTTGAACCATGGTAAGGGAAAAAAGAAGAGCTGAAATGGAAAGTTAATGTTAAATCActaatgaaaataataataatgtcatCTAATAAAGTCTAAAATGTTCAATGAGAGAAGTATGTACTACTAAAGTACTATAATGTTTTCAATGATTAGTTACAGtatatttactaatttattcatTCACTCAACTCTTCCCTCAGTCTTAGACTTGGAAACTAACTATTGCAAATCTCACATCAATAGTCACATCGGAAATATGAGGAGGATTATCTTTTCATAATCAATTTTCTTTGAAATAGAACCCCATCTTTAGCTAATATCATGGAACTCAAATGAGTATTCACTCGAAAATTGGGATCCAACTCAAAAATCTTTAAGGAATAACTTAcataaaaagataaataaagttACTACTCCTCACGTGACCAATGAGATGAAACTTCAAATTTATCTAATGATAGCATCagaatttatattaatttggATAGTTACAGTAAGCTGATAGATTATGGTACAGCTAACCTTTCATGCCTATTCCTACGACCCTCGTTACAAAGTGTAATGAAGAAAGTATAATAAAACAGGCATGGCAATTAGGCAAGAGTATAAAAGCCCTGCAACCAAAAATTGAACCGGCAATAACCTTGTAATTTCGGATGATCCAAGCACGGTGTGCATAAGGGCAAATGTAAGCAGTATACAACCTGAGGAAAAAAGAACAATTATAATCAAAGAAATAAAAGTTGAACCAGGAAGTAAAACCCAAGATTATAAGGGCAAAATCAACACGAACCTGGTAGTTCCATCAAACAGGGGAGGTTGTTCGGCGGTGGCATCCAAGGACGGAGGTGGAATTTCTTGCACGCTGCAACGAAACAAAAATCAAGTTAAGAAAACGAAAGAGGAGAAAAAGGAGCGAGGTAAGAAATTTTCACTTCCAGAATCGAAACTACTCACAGTGTGGAAGCCATGGATGCTCCTCGAATGCGATAATGTCGGGGGAGATTCTATAGTGAGACTATGGCTGATTCAGTGAAGAGATGTATATGGAGAATGGGAGGAATCGAAAGCGAGTAGCGACGTGTACAAAGCTCGGTTgtacaaaagaaaacaaaatggaaCTAAAGGCCGGCCGCTGGACGGTTGACCGTTGTACTTTCATATTAAACAAGAATTAGAAAACAGTTTTGGTCCTACACTTTCgttatcattattttattttattttttaaatctaaaataaaaattcaaagaaactttcataaatataaccttggcccatgtaacaaagcgttgcccattttttaaatattcaaaatttttTCGTTTCgtatttctttctctctttctctgtcatcgtctttcttctctttttttcgaTTCTTCCCTCTTCGTCTGTTCATCattcttattctttttcttctcatttcttccctcttcgtctattccattgtctttcttcttccttttttttccaaacttttttttcaaacttttttatttggtttttcaagatctattaaatataaaagacttgAAGAAAACGACGTAAgaaaaaaatagccaaatctaaatatcatgtataaagaattctaaaaaaaatcatttagattgggctagccaaatctaaactatcgtgtgtaaaaaaatgtaaacaaatctaaactatgtgtatcaaaagaatctttaaaaaaatcatttagccaatctaaataatcatgtaaccaaattaaacgattgtataacccAAATATAGACAATCGTGTACAAATATATCAAGTACGTTAACGTGTGACGTAGTTGACAGGGCATACGGGgcattttttactttttttcgtttttaaaattgttttacaaagtgtaaatattttgtcgtttgttatatttttgaaaagacccaaAATGTAATtaacttttttctaaaaaaattataaaaaacagAACATTTCCTTTGTGATAAATTTTGTTAACAGTTTGTCGATTttttccattttgaaaaaaaaaatcctatttttaatctaaaataaaaaaatatataattaagatttttttaatctaaaatagaaaatataattaagaagTTCTTAGATCAATTGGCTTAGCTCCCTCGTTCTcattatttccaatatttttctctcttctttatACTCTTCCTTTCTCATCCTCTCCACTTTAACCAATTTTATTGTTTGCGTCGCTATTGAACTTTATGCCTATTGTATCGATGTCCtcatttctattattatttccCTTCGTTTTAAATGAAAAGTACCATGGAAAGCATCCAACATTAGAGCACTAACCCTACAAGAAGGGGATCCTCAATTCGAAAGATTCAAACTTCTTTCCATAAATTCTTTTGGCTTGGAATGGCTGGCTCATTCACAATAGTAACACGTTCACTCCTTTGTAATGAGGCCTTGGTAATGTTGATCTTCAATAGCATTAATAAAGAGTTCATTCTTCTTCGTTAGAAAAGTGGAACGTTGTGAAACGGACCCTTAGCTACCCAATAAAAAAGACTCAAAAGTGACAAATAATCCACCTTGATACATATAAAAAGTGTAGCCGAACTTTAACAACTTTAAACAAATATCAagttattttgatttttgtacCTTAAATAATTCAATTAAGAATCAATGTTTTCGTTATAAACCTTTCTTTTTCCTTGCATTCTTATGCATGGTATTAA encodes:
- the LOC127149107 gene encoding F-box protein CPR1-like, with amino-acid sequence MVVVSDVLIHILSKLSPESLLRFNSVCKSWYALINDPKFVTKHLLDSFSHKHVLLQRIITNNSGKKEHVFSVLEFSLDRSVSSVYDVPLPFHEGPRPCLSYLILPNLDVRGHSHDLICLSDHNRDIFLCNPMTRQCRKLPPTILVIPEPEGPISLRLGVVGFGYDVKCRDFKVVKVVSLRRGFVRYPSRVEIYDLRKDRWREIKTLVDVNFLCHPSFDMYHEGTFYWLGIHLPSEKEAILTFDMSKETFGKISIPECFHSLVDHFTTLMVFDGCLRIISYLGYESNDKVFDIWEMEIDGVSWSKLLTIGPLFEIKRPLFFLSSNELLMDSEERQMILYDCKTQQIKELQVRSERMSVRDNLSRFAGTNLFVKSLVSVEGGNNMSYEF
- the LOC103486436 gene encoding glutathione S-transferase L3-like isoform X1; its protein translation is MASTLVQEIPPPSLDATAEQPPLFDGTTRLYTAYICPYAHRAWIIRNYKGLQHKIKLVPLDLRNRPDWYKEKVYPTNKVPSLEHNGKVIGESLDLLKYIDSNFEGPSLLPDDPAKREFAEELLSYSETFNGAIINSFKGDTAKEACAQFDYLENALGKFDGPFLLGEISQVDIAYIPFVERFHIFLSEALKIDVTEGRPKLVAWMEEFNKIDAYKQTKVDPELVVEIYKMVFLS
- the LOC103486436 gene encoding glutathione S-transferase L3-like isoform X2 translates to MASTLVQEIPPPSLDATAEQPPLFDGTTRLYTAYICPYAHRAWIIRNYKGLQHKIKLVPLDLRNRPDWYKEKVYPTNKVPSLEHNGKVIGESLDLLKYIDSNFEGPSLLPDDPAKREFAEELLSYSETFNGAIINSFKGDTAKEACAQFDYLENALGKFDGPFLLGEISQVDIAYIPFVERFHIFLSEALKIDVTEGRPKLVAWMEEFNKIDAYKQTKVDPELVVEIYKMVFLS